The Caballeronia sp. Lep1P3 genome window below encodes:
- a CDS encoding selenium-binding family protein codes for MATWKPDPSFYPSPRLAAKAPRETLAYVATFDPERKTPDKLAVVDVDPESPDYAQIVGELPMPDAGDELHHFGWNACSSCLCPNAPHPHMERRYLVVPGLRSSRIHIVDTKPDPRRPVIVKTIEPEELAEKTGYTRPHTVHCGPGGIYVTALGNAQGQAPGGVLLLDQQSFDPLGRWEVDRGPQQLAYDGWWHLGYDTMVTSEWGTPDTFEEGLVPELLLGAKYGRKLHFWDFTKRRHVQEIDFGDEYQLVFELRPAHDPTKAYGFVNCVISLKDLSSSIWTWYRDKDRWAVKKIIDIPAEPADASVLPPLLQGFGAVPPLVSDIDLSMDDRFLYVSCWGTGDMLQYDVSDPFAPKLAGKVRIGGIVARATHAGAKNGALNGGPQMVEVSRDGRRVYFTNSLYGAVDAQFYPEGIDGWMVKLDADPNGGLAVDEKFFIDWPKGHRPHQIRLQGGDCSSDSYCYP; via the coding sequence ATGGCGACATGGAAACCTGATCCGAGCTTCTATCCTTCACCGCGTCTTGCCGCCAAGGCGCCGCGCGAAACGCTCGCGTATGTCGCGACGTTCGATCCCGAACGCAAGACGCCCGACAAGCTCGCCGTCGTCGACGTCGATCCCGAATCGCCGGACTATGCGCAGATCGTCGGCGAATTGCCGATGCCCGATGCCGGCGACGAACTGCATCACTTCGGCTGGAACGCGTGCTCGTCGTGTCTCTGCCCGAACGCGCCGCATCCGCATATGGAACGGCGCTATCTCGTCGTGCCGGGGCTGCGCTCGTCGCGCATTCATATCGTCGATACGAAGCCGGACCCGAGGCGGCCTGTCATCGTGAAGACGATCGAGCCGGAAGAACTCGCCGAGAAAACCGGCTATACGCGCCCGCATACCGTGCATTGCGGGCCGGGCGGCATCTATGTCACGGCGCTCGGCAACGCGCAAGGACAGGCGCCCGGCGGCGTGCTGCTGCTCGATCAGCAGAGCTTCGATCCGCTCGGCCGCTGGGAAGTGGATCGCGGGCCGCAACAGCTCGCCTACGACGGCTGGTGGCACCTCGGCTACGACACGATGGTCACGAGCGAATGGGGCACGCCCGACACCTTCGAGGAAGGTCTTGTGCCGGAACTGCTGCTCGGCGCGAAGTATGGGCGCAAGCTGCATTTCTGGGACTTCACTAAGCGCAGGCATGTGCAGGAAATCGACTTCGGCGACGAATACCAGCTCGTCTTCGAACTGCGCCCCGCGCACGATCCGACGAAGGCGTATGGCTTCGTCAATTGCGTGATCAGCCTGAAGGACCTGTCGTCGTCCATATGGACGTGGTATCGCGACAAGGACCGCTGGGCCGTGAAGAAGATCATCGACATTCCCGCCGAGCCCGCCGATGCCTCGGTGTTGCCGCCGCTTCTTCAAGGGTTCGGCGCGGTGCCGCCGCTCGTCTCCGACATCGACCTCTCGATGGATGACCGCTTCCTCTACGTCTCATGCTGGGGCACGGGCGACATGCTGCAATACGACGTCTCCGATCCTTTCGCGCCGAAGCTCGCGGGCAAGGTGCGTATCGGCGGCATCGTGGCGCGCGCGACGCATGCGGGCGCGAAGAACGGCGCGCTGAACGGCGGTCCGCAAATGGTCGAAGTGAGCCGCGACGGAAGGCGCGTCTACTTCACGAATTCGCTGTACGGCGCGGTCGATGCGCAGTTCTATCCCGAAGGCATCGACGGCTGGATGGTCAAGCTCGACGCCGATCCGAACGGCGGCCTTGCCGTCGACGAGAAGTTTTTCATCGACTGGCCGAAGGGGCATCGTCCGCATCAGATCCGCCTGCAAGGCGGCGACTGTTCGTCGGATTCGTACTGCTATCCGTGA
- a CDS encoding DMT family transporter — MFSYVGACVLFAALLHATWNAMLHGNADRFLSMTWMSICIGIVSVAGIAFLPMPASGAWPCIVASGLVHIVYNMALVRAYQSGDLGATYPIARGSSPMLVALGAALFAREHPGVLPLIGIALVSAGIVWLALQRGNVSRKGALAALATGATIAVYTVIDGIGVRASGNAIAYTAWMFAFYLLMPLLFIAMRSVDALRAPIGVIGRGIAGGLVSVAAYGIVIWAMQFGAMGAVSALRETGVVFAALIGRMFLNEQLTVRRMLACCVIAAGAVCIGA, encoded by the coding sequence ATGTTCAGCTACGTAGGCGCTTGCGTGCTTTTCGCGGCGCTGTTGCACGCGACCTGGAACGCGATGCTGCACGGCAATGCCGACCGCTTCCTCTCGATGACGTGGATGAGCATCTGCATCGGCATCGTGTCGGTGGCGGGCATTGCGTTCCTGCCGATGCCCGCGTCGGGCGCATGGCCGTGCATCGTCGCGTCGGGGCTCGTGCACATCGTCTACAACATGGCGCTCGTGCGGGCGTATCAGAGCGGCGACCTCGGCGCCACGTATCCCATCGCGCGCGGTTCCTCGCCGATGCTCGTCGCCCTCGGCGCCGCGCTTTTCGCGCGCGAGCATCCCGGCGTGCTGCCGCTCATCGGCATCGCGCTCGTGTCGGCGGGCATCGTCTGGCTCGCGTTGCAGCGCGGCAATGTCTCGCGAAAAGGCGCGCTCGCCGCGCTCGCCACCGGCGCGACCATCGCCGTCTATACCGTCATCGACGGCATCGGCGTGCGCGCTTCGGGCAACGCTATCGCTTATACGGCGTGGATGTTCGCGTTCTATCTGCTGATGCCGCTTCTTTTCATCGCGATGCGCAGCGTCGATGCGCTGCGCGCGCCCATCGGCGTGATCGGGCGGGGCATCGCCGGCGGGCTGGTTTCGGTGGCGGCGTATGGCATCGTCATCTGGGCGATGCAGTTCGGCGCGATGGGCGCGGTGTCCGCCCTGCGCGAGACGGGCGTCGTGTTCGCGGCGCTCATCGGACGCATGTTTCTGAACGAGCAGTTGACCGTGCGGCGCATGCTCGCGTGCTGCGTGATCGCGGCGGGCGCGGTGTGCATCGGGGCGTGA
- a CDS encoding recombination-associated protein RdgC, giving the protein MWFKNLQLHRLPAHWSVTPDQMHTWLAPLAFSAASSVENERRGWVSPRGDDALVYTVNRQLLITYRAEKKLLPASVITQFTKERAAELEEQQGFKPGRKQMRELKEQVTDELLPRAFSIRRDTRVWIDPVHGWLAIDAASATLADDIIGLLVKSVTDLPLASVRTARSPVSAMTEWLLSGDAPAGFTLDRDTELRSAGEGNATVRYVGHALEAEDMRRHIEAGKQCMRLAMTWDDRVSFVLTPSLTLKRVSALDVIKEAADPTAANDDERFESDFLLMTGELARLFAALTEVLGGEEDLRAAA; this is encoded by the coding sequence ATGTGGTTCAAGAACCTTCAGCTTCATCGCCTTCCCGCTCACTGGAGCGTCACGCCCGATCAGATGCACACATGGCTCGCGCCGCTCGCGTTCAGCGCGGCGTCGAGCGTCGAGAACGAGCGGCGCGGCTGGGTGTCGCCGCGCGGCGACGATGCGCTCGTCTACACGGTGAACCGTCAGTTGCTCATCACGTATCGCGCGGAGAAGAAGCTCTTGCCCGCGTCGGTCATCACGCAATTCACGAAGGAACGCGCGGCCGAACTCGAAGAGCAACAGGGCTTCAAGCCGGGCCGCAAGCAGATGCGCGAGCTGAAAGAGCAAGTGACCGATGAACTCTTGCCGCGCGCCTTCAGCATTCGCCGCGATACGCGCGTGTGGATCGATCCGGTGCACGGCTGGCTCGCGATCGATGCCGCATCGGCGACGCTCGCGGACGACATCATCGGCTTGCTGGTGAAGTCGGTGACGGACCTGCCGCTTGCAAGCGTGCGGACCGCGCGCTCGCCCGTCTCCGCGATGACCGAGTGGCTCCTGAGCGGCGACGCGCCCGCTGGCTTCACGCTCGATCGCGATACCGAGCTGCGTTCGGCGGGCGAGGGCAATGCGACCGTGCGCTACGTCGGTCACGCGCTGGAAGCCGAGGACATGCGCCGCCATATCGAGGCGGGCAAGCAGTGCATGCGGCTTGCGATGACGTGGGACGACCGCGTGTCGTTCGTGCTGACGCCGTCGCTCACGCTCAAGCGCGTGAGTGCGCTCGACGTCATCAAGGAAGCCGCCGATCCGACCGCCGCCAACGACGACGAGCGCTTCGAATCGGATTTCCTGCTGATGACCGGCGAACTCGCGCGCCTGTTCGCCGCGCTGACGGAAGTGCTCGGCGGCGAAGAAGACCTGCGCGCGGCGGCGTAA